Proteins encoded in a region of the uncultured Paludibaculum sp. genome:
- the tssG gene encoding type VI secretion system baseplate subunit TssG, producing MARKVRLRNPALKKRAAGGAPDVPSAPCAQTPESPTTQPAEPVSALPQHLLDRPYEYRFFQAARLLQLLQPESAVVGHFEDPSKEAVRFSAHQTLGYPASEIQSLSIPESGAPKMGVNFLGVTGPVGELPATYTAYVTERLRAGDKTLAEFLDLFNHRLTSLFYRSWEKYHFQVPYERGEDSGLSDVLLHLVGLGTPRLQNRQDVSDESLKFYAGLLSQQPRSAIAMQQVLADYFDAPVEVVQFVGSWRKLDPGSLCLLDDDPDAVPAARLGLGAVAGDEVWDQQSTMRIRIGPLGLDRYREFLPDGGAFPALKALVRFISRDEYDFEVQLVLRREEVPGCLLGAEGEDAPQLNWLSWIKSKPMDRDPDDTVYRLWEVV from the coding sequence ATGGCCCGCAAGGTCAGGCTACGGAATCCTGCTCTGAAGAAGCGGGCGGCTGGGGGTGCGCCGGATGTGCCGTCGGCCCCGTGTGCCCAAACGCCGGAATCACCCACTACCCAGCCTGCCGAGCCTGTCTCTGCCCTGCCGCAGCACCTTCTCGACCGTCCCTACGAGTACCGCTTCTTTCAGGCGGCTCGTCTGCTCCAACTGCTGCAGCCGGAAAGCGCCGTGGTTGGTCACTTCGAGGATCCTTCCAAGGAGGCTGTGCGCTTCTCGGCCCACCAGACCCTCGGTTACCCCGCGAGTGAGATTCAATCGCTTTCGATCCCCGAGTCCGGCGCGCCCAAAATGGGCGTGAACTTCCTGGGGGTCACCGGACCGGTCGGAGAACTGCCCGCCACCTACACAGCGTACGTGACGGAGCGTCTGCGGGCCGGTGACAAGACTCTGGCCGAGTTCCTCGATCTTTTCAACCACCGCCTCACCTCGCTGTTCTACCGCAGTTGGGAGAAGTACCACTTCCAGGTGCCTTACGAACGCGGCGAGGACTCCGGTCTCAGCGACGTTCTGCTGCACCTTGTCGGGCTCGGCACGCCGCGCCTGCAAAACCGCCAGGATGTGTCCGACGAATCGCTGAAGTTCTACGCCGGATTGCTCTCGCAGCAGCCGCGCTCCGCCATCGCCATGCAGCAAGTGCTGGCCGACTATTTTGACGCGCCGGTGGAAGTCGTGCAGTTTGTTGGCTCGTGGCGCAAGCTGGATCCCGGCAGTCTGTGCCTTCTTGATGACGATCCTGACGCAGTGCCTGCCGCCCGGCTTGGTCTCGGTGCGGTCGCCGGCGACGAAGTTTGGGACCAGCAATCCACCATGCGTATTCGCATCGGTCCGCTGGGTCTGGACCGGTATCGTGAGTTCCTGCCGGATGGCGGCGCGTTTCCCGCTCTCAAGGCGCTCGTGCGTTTTATCAGTCGGGATGAGTATGATTTCGAAGTACAGCTCGTTTTGAGGCGTGAGGAGGTCCCCGGCTGTCTATTGGGAGCCGAAGGGGAAGACGCGCCACAGCTCAATTGGCTGAGCTGGATCAAATCAAAGCCAATGGATCGGGACCCTGACGACACGGTCTACCGGTTATGGGAGGTTGTTTAA
- the tssH gene encoding type VI secretion system ATPase TssH, producing MAANLKSIVNKLNDTARQTLESAAGLCVARTHYNVEIEHFLLRLLEHSDSDSSRIFHHFGLDPSRLDAELNRALDRFKRGNGRTPAFSESLIEMFSDGWTLGSLDYNAASIRTGFTLLALTQNDALWRMARESSRELGRIQPDQLKSELMGIIAGSIEDGESEEAPEAGGAAAPARKIGGKTPNLDQFTVNLTEHAKAGKIDSVLGRDTEIRQLVDILMRRRQNNPILTGEAGVGKTAVVEGFATRVANGDVPPALRNVTVRTLDLALLQAGAGVKGEFENRLKGLIEEVKSSATPIILFIDEAHTMIGAGGQAGQNDAANLLKPALARGELRTIAATTWSEYKKYFEKDPALARRFQVVKVEEPTEDVCCTMLRGIVSSLEKHHNVRILDEAVNSAVRLSHRYLAGRQLPDKAVSILDTACARLALGQNSTPPAIEDATREIDDLAVQQRVLDREVAVGADHSERLAKIAERKQKVEAELAVLQERWTKESGLVLKVRELRQAIETAAPGTDVSAERAELDKVAAEVAELQGETPLTRACVDAQIVSEVLAAWTGIPVGKMLKDEIQTTLNLASLMGQRVIGQDTALEVIAQRLLTSKASMDDPNRPIGVFMLIGPSGVGKTETALALADLFYGGEKSLITINMSEFQESHTVSTLKGSPPGYVGYGEGGVLTEAVRRRPYSVVLLDEVEKAHPDVLELFYQVFDKGHMEDGEGREIDFKNTIILLTSNACTDTLMKLVADPETMPSPTGLIKAMKPELDKIFKPAFLGRMGLIPYFPVRDEALKSIIRLKVGKVQKRILENHRIPLSYDAAVVDEIANRCTEVESGARNIDNILGNTVLPEISRRLLTEFAEGRRPAAFQLAVGEDGQFVYTTSGSSD from the coding sequence ATGGCCGCTAATCTCAAGTCGATTGTCAACAAACTAAATGACACCGCCCGACAGACGCTGGAATCCGCCGCCGGACTCTGCGTGGCGCGTACTCACTACAACGTCGAAATCGAGCACTTCCTGCTTCGGCTGCTCGAACATTCCGATAGCGATAGCAGTCGCATCTTTCACCACTTCGGTCTGGACCCATCCCGTCTCGACGCCGAACTGAATCGCGCCCTCGACCGCTTCAAGCGTGGCAATGGCCGCACCCCGGCGTTCAGTGAGTCGCTCATTGAGATGTTTAGCGATGGCTGGACCCTGGGCTCTCTTGACTACAATGCGGCCTCGATTCGCACCGGGTTTACCCTTCTGGCTCTGACCCAGAACGACGCCCTCTGGCGGATGGCCCGTGAATCCAGCCGGGAACTCGGCCGCATCCAGCCCGATCAATTGAAGAGCGAGCTGATGGGCATCATCGCCGGGTCGATTGAGGACGGCGAAAGCGAGGAGGCCCCGGAGGCTGGAGGTGCCGCGGCACCCGCCCGCAAGATTGGCGGCAAGACGCCCAATCTCGACCAGTTCACCGTGAATCTGACCGAACATGCGAAAGCCGGCAAGATCGATTCGGTGCTCGGCCGTGATACCGAAATCCGCCAGTTGGTCGACATCCTGATGCGCCGCCGGCAGAACAACCCGATCCTCACCGGTGAAGCCGGCGTCGGCAAGACGGCGGTCGTGGAAGGGTTCGCCACCCGCGTAGCTAACGGCGACGTGCCGCCGGCGCTCCGCAACGTCACGGTCCGCACTCTCGACCTGGCGCTTCTCCAGGCCGGCGCAGGCGTGAAGGGCGAATTCGAGAACCGCCTGAAGGGCCTGATCGAAGAGGTGAAGTCCTCCGCTACGCCCATCATCCTCTTCATTGACGAGGCGCACACCATGATCGGCGCGGGTGGTCAGGCTGGGCAGAACGATGCTGCCAACCTGCTCAAGCCGGCTCTGGCCCGCGGCGAACTTCGTACCATTGCCGCCACCACTTGGTCCGAGTACAAGAAGTACTTCGAGAAAGACCCCGCGCTGGCCCGCCGCTTCCAGGTCGTCAAGGTGGAAGAACCCACTGAAGACGTCTGCTGCACGATGCTGCGTGGCATCGTCTCGTCGCTCGAGAAGCATCACAATGTGCGTATCCTCGACGAGGCCGTCAATTCCGCCGTGCGCCTGTCCCACCGTTACCTCGCTGGGCGCCAGTTGCCCGACAAGGCCGTCAGCATACTCGATACGGCCTGCGCCCGCCTCGCCCTGGGCCAGAACTCCACGCCGCCTGCCATTGAGGATGCCACCCGCGAGATCGACGATCTGGCTGTTCAACAGCGTGTTCTCGACCGCGAAGTCGCCGTCGGGGCCGATCACTCCGAACGTCTGGCGAAAATAGCCGAGCGCAAGCAGAAAGTCGAAGCCGAACTCGCCGTCCTCCAGGAACGCTGGACGAAGGAAAGCGGTCTCGTTCTGAAGGTGCGCGAACTTCGCCAGGCCATTGAAACCGCCGCGCCGGGAACCGACGTCTCCGCAGAGCGCGCCGAATTGGACAAGGTTGCGGCCGAGGTGGCCGAACTGCAGGGCGAAACCCCGTTGACCCGCGCCTGTGTCGACGCCCAGATTGTCAGCGAAGTTCTCGCCGCCTGGACGGGGATCCCTGTCGGCAAGATGCTCAAGGACGAGATCCAGACCACGCTGAACCTCGCCAGTCTCATGGGGCAGCGCGTCATCGGTCAGGACACCGCGCTGGAGGTCATCGCCCAACGCCTGCTCACGTCCAAAGCCTCAATGGACGATCCCAATCGCCCCATTGGCGTGTTTATGCTCATCGGGCCCAGCGGCGTCGGCAAGACCGAGACCGCTCTCGCTCTGGCCGACTTGTTCTATGGCGGTGAGAAGAGCCTCATCACCATCAACATGTCGGAGTTCCAGGAATCTCATACGGTTTCCACTCTGAAGGGCTCGCCGCCCGGCTATGTCGGTTATGGCGAGGGTGGCGTGCTGACCGAAGCGGTACGCCGCCGGCCTTACTCCGTTGTCCTCCTGGATGAAGTGGAAAAGGCCCACCCCGACGTGCTTGAGCTCTTCTACCAGGTGTTCGACAAGGGCCACATGGAGGATGGCGAAGGCCGGGAAATCGACTTCAAGAACACCATCATCCTGCTCACCTCCAACGCCTGCACCGACACGTTGATGAAGCTCGTGGCCGATCCGGAAACGATGCCCTCGCCCACCGGGTTGATCAAGGCCATGAAGCCGGAACTCGACAAGATCTTCAAGCCGGCGTTCCTTGGACGTATGGGCCTCATTCCTTACTTCCCGGTCCGCGACGAAGCGCTGAAGTCCATCATCCGGCTCAAGGTCGGGAAGGTGCAGAAGCGCATCCTTGAGAACCATCGCATCCCGCTTAGTTATGACGCCGCCGTAGTGGACGAGATTGCCAACCGTTGCACCGAGGTGGAAAGCGGAGCCCGCAACATCGACAACATTCTCGGCAACACCGTGTTGCCTGAGATTTCCAGGCGCCTCCTCACTGAGTTCGCCGAGGGCCGCCGCCCCGCTGCGTTCCAACTCGCGGTGGGTGAGGATGGTCAGTTCGTTTATACAACTTCGGGCAGTTCCGACTAG
- the tssI gene encoding type VI secretion system tip protein TssI/VgrG — MGELKQANRFLQLETPLGDDRLLLKSFEGTEEMSGLFRYQLEMVSEENDLDLDQLVGKPVSFGVRLREKKEFRWWNGVVSKAWHYPDEDRLAHYGAEVVPWLWFLTRSTDCFIRQKIEVKDVLKDVFRRFGFTNYSDQVKREHTPWPYLTQYRETHFAFLSRLMEEEGIYYFFQHEKGKHTMVFTDDNGIHQPCPHQARMKFQAARGSGTFHAEDSVYHWEFHSQFESGKYAHAEWNFLKPEIKLSSEVPAKSKKAAVKQYEIYDYPGEYEERPEGDHWATTRMEEQELDDEFCKGSGDSRALTPGFRFELFGHDRKDQNKQYLVTEIKHSAEEGSFHAGDMSGPGRYSNSFKCIPATVQYRPRRKTPKHIMRGLQTAIVVGAKPEEIHTDEHGQVKVQFHWDREQNKKDEDRSCYIRVTQPWAGKNWGAMFLPRVGQEVVVDFLEGDPDRPLIVGRVYNATQMPPWELPRNKNWSGFKSRSTREGTANNYSELRFDDTKGKEEFLLHAERDMTITVEHDTNEHVENNRYLTVDGIQSEQVRKDLHSDVEGERREQVGKNLSLSVGGQAHQKAAKLYTLESGGEIHLKAKGRIVLDAGEGITFLGQGGSSYIDVTAQGIVIQGPMVYLNCGLPNAGLGIPSMPELPIKPGDLMQGGLTGLTGPLVGTAGAFGGATTSIGGPAPSAPPLARAPSSGGEVFLPAAEQSAARPDPRPRPASAQDEDKQG, encoded by the coding sequence ATGGGGGAATTGAAGCAGGCCAATCGGTTCCTGCAACTGGAAACGCCGCTAGGCGATGACCGGCTGCTGTTGAAATCGTTCGAGGGTACGGAGGAGATGTCCGGGCTGTTTCGATATCAACTCGAAATGGTCTCGGAAGAGAACGACCTCGACCTCGATCAACTTGTCGGCAAGCCGGTCAGCTTCGGCGTGCGTCTTCGGGAGAAGAAGGAGTTCCGATGGTGGAACGGAGTTGTCAGCAAGGCCTGGCATTATCCGGATGAGGACCGTCTCGCCCATTACGGGGCGGAAGTTGTCCCGTGGCTTTGGTTCCTGACCCGCTCCACCGATTGCTTCATCCGCCAGAAGATCGAGGTGAAAGACGTCCTCAAGGACGTCTTTCGCCGCTTCGGCTTCACCAACTATTCCGATCAGGTCAAGCGGGAGCACACCCCCTGGCCCTACCTCACGCAGTATCGGGAAACCCACTTTGCCTTTCTCAGCCGTTTGATGGAGGAAGAAGGTATCTACTACTTCTTCCAGCACGAGAAGGGCAAGCACACCATGGTGTTCACCGACGACAACGGCATACACCAGCCTTGCCCCCACCAGGCACGGATGAAGTTTCAGGCCGCGCGCGGGTCAGGAACTTTTCACGCCGAGGACTCCGTCTATCACTGGGAGTTCCACAGCCAGTTCGAATCCGGCAAGTATGCTCATGCGGAGTGGAATTTCCTCAAACCGGAGATCAAGCTCAGCTCCGAGGTGCCGGCGAAATCGAAGAAGGCCGCTGTCAAACAGTATGAGATCTACGACTACCCGGGCGAGTACGAAGAGCGCCCGGAGGGCGACCACTGGGCCACCACTCGCATGGAGGAACAGGAGTTGGACGACGAGTTCTGCAAGGGCTCGGGTGACAGCCGCGCCTTGACCCCCGGCTTCCGCTTTGAACTCTTCGGCCACGATCGTAAGGATCAGAACAAGCAGTATCTCGTCACTGAGATCAAACACAGCGCCGAGGAAGGGAGCTTCCATGCCGGCGACATGAGTGGGCCAGGCCGCTACTCCAACTCGTTCAAATGCATTCCCGCCACTGTGCAGTACCGGCCCAGGCGGAAGACGCCCAAGCACATCATGCGCGGCCTGCAAACCGCCATTGTGGTCGGCGCCAAGCCCGAAGAGATTCACACCGACGAACATGGCCAGGTAAAAGTCCAGTTCCACTGGGACCGTGAACAGAACAAGAAGGACGAAGACCGCTCCTGCTACATCCGTGTCACGCAGCCGTGGGCCGGCAAGAACTGGGGCGCCATGTTCCTGCCTCGCGTCGGTCAGGAGGTGGTCGTCGACTTCCTGGAAGGCGATCCGGACCGGCCCCTTATTGTGGGCCGCGTCTATAACGCGACTCAGATGCCGCCGTGGGAACTGCCCAGGAACAAGAACTGGAGCGGCTTCAAATCCCGTTCCACACGGGAAGGCACGGCGAACAACTACAGCGAACTGCGCTTCGACGATACCAAGGGCAAAGAGGAGTTCCTCCTGCACGCCGAGCGCGACATGACCATCACCGTCGAGCACGACACCAACGAGCACGTCGAGAACAATCGATACCTCACCGTCGACGGGATCCAGAGCGAACAGGTGAGAAAGGACCTCCACAGTGACGTAGAAGGCGAACGCCGCGAGCAGGTTGGCAAAAATCTTTCCTTGAGCGTGGGTGGCCAAGCCCATCAGAAGGCGGCGAAGCTCTACACCCTGGAGTCGGGTGGCGAGATTCATCTCAAAGCGAAGGGCCGCATCGTGCTCGATGCCGGCGAAGGGATTACGTTTCTCGGCCAGGGCGGCTCGTCATACATTGATGTGACCGCGCAAGGCATCGTCATCCAGGGCCCCATGGTCTATCTGAACTGCGGATTGCCGAATGCCGGCCTTGGGATCCCCTCCATGCCCGAGTTGCCCATCAAGCCAGGCGACCTCATGCAGGGCGGGTTGACTGGCCTTACCGGTCCACTGGTGGGGACTGCCGGCGCCTTTGGTGGTGCGACAACGAGCATTGGCGGCCCGGCGCCTTCAGCGCCGCCTCTGGCCCGTGCCCCATCGTCCGGCGGCGAGGTCTTTCTTCCAGCCGCGGAGCAATCTGCCGCCCGGCCTGACCCCCGGCCTCGGCCGGCTTCCGCGCAGGACGAAGACAAGCAGGGATGA